In one window of Candidatus Eisenbacteria bacterium DNA:
- the cax gene encoding calcium/proton exchanger, with translation MTRATAAPRPRGLAALFAPNRLLQWLLVFVPLAVLAEWLHWGPIMVFSFACVAIIPLAGLMGEATEQLSARLGAGIGGLLNATFGNAAELIIALVALHRGLYDVVKASLTGSIIGNILLVLGASLIAGGLKRERQHFDRSAAAAGSTLLALAAIGLVVPAVFHFAAETAVAERRLTTLKEVAIERSLSLEISIVLFIVYVLSLVFSLRTHKHLYAGQPHAEAHEEPAPGSKPTRAVVTLLLATAVIAWMSELLVGAVEAAAHVMGLTEVFVGVIVVAIIGNAAEHSTAILVAAKNKMDLALNIAIGSSIQIALFVAPLLVFVSYFMPHGPMDLRFTLFEVLAVAVAVAVVNMVAQDGESNWLEGALMLAVYAVLAIAFFFLP, from the coding sequence ATGACCCGAGCCACCGCCGCACCTCGCCCCCGCGGCCTCGCCGCACTCTTCGCCCCGAATCGCCTGCTTCAGTGGCTGCTCGTGTTCGTGCCGCTCGCGGTACTCGCCGAGTGGCTCCACTGGGGCCCGATCATGGTGTTCAGCTTCGCGTGCGTGGCAATCATTCCGCTCGCCGGGCTGATGGGCGAAGCCACCGAGCAGCTCTCGGCGCGACTCGGCGCCGGCATCGGCGGGCTGTTGAACGCCACGTTCGGCAATGCCGCCGAGCTGATCATCGCGCTGGTGGCGCTGCACCGCGGGCTCTACGACGTGGTCAAGGCGAGCCTCACGGGCTCGATCATCGGCAACATCCTGCTGGTGCTCGGCGCCTCGCTGATCGCGGGCGGCCTCAAGCGCGAACGCCAGCACTTCGATCGCTCGGCCGCGGCCGCCGGCTCCACCTTGCTGGCGCTCGCCGCGATCGGACTCGTGGTGCCCGCGGTGTTCCACTTCGCGGCCGAGACCGCGGTCGCCGAGCGACGGCTCACGACGCTCAAGGAAGTCGCGATCGAGCGCAGCCTGTCGCTCGAGATCTCGATCGTGCTGTTCATCGTCTACGTGTTGAGCCTGGTGTTCAGCCTGCGCACCCACAAGCACCTCTACGCGGGCCAGCCTCACGCCGAGGCGCACGAAGAGCCCGCCCCCGGCAGCAAGCCGACCCGTGCGGTGGTGACACTGCTGCTCGCGACCGCGGTGATCGCGTGGATGAGCGAGCTGCTGGTCGGTGCCGTGGAAGCGGCGGCGCATGTGATGGGGCTGACCGAAGTGTTCGTCGGCGTGATCGTTGTCGCCATCATCGGCAATGCCGCCGAGCACTCGACCGCCATTCTCGTGGCCGCCAAGAACAAGATGGACCTGGCGCTCAACATCGCGATCGGCTCGAGCATTCAGATCGCGCTGTTCGTGGCCCCGCTGCTGGTGTTCGTCTCGTACTTCATGCCGCACGGCCCGATGGACCTGCGCTTCACGTTGTTCGAGGTGCTGGCGGTGGCGGTGGCCGTCGCGGTCGTGAACATGGTCGCGCAGGACGGCGAATCGAACTGGCTCGAAGGCGCGTTGATGCTGGCGGTGTACGCGGTGCTGGCGATCGCGTTTTTCTTTCTGCCGTAG